The sequence TATCGCTGATGCTTTTCTATGCCTTTGCCATGCAGTGTATGAGTACACTGGCGATTGTGAAGAGAGAAACCAAGTCGTGGAAGTTGCCCGCCATTCAGTTTGTATATATGACAGCACTGGCTTACCTGAGTAGTTTGCTGGCATTCCAGCTGTTGAGTTAATACTTTTTACCGGCAGGGTGATAGCGCGCAGTGAAATAGTTTATATTGCGAACTATCATCCAGCTGATTATGAAAACAACCATACTGTGTGCCCTGTTACTGACAGGTGTATTTGCAAAAGCGCAGACCAATATCGATTCTGTTCAACTCATTAAAGACATCCGCACTTTATCGTCCGATAAATTTGAAGGCCGCCGCACTGGCACAAAAGGCAGCCGGATGGCCCAGTTCTATCTCTTAGGTCGTTTCAAACAATCTGGTTTACAACCTTTTAATAAGACCTATGAGTACCCTTTTTATTTCAGAGAGGGAGACAAACAGGTAATGGGTACCAATCTGTATGGCTATATCAAAGGCAAGTCAGATTCCATAATCGTCATCACCGCGCACTACGATCACTTAGGTATTAAGAAAGATCAGGCAGGAAAAGACAGCATCTACAATGGTGCAGACGACAATGCTTCGGGCGTAGGTAGTCTGCTGGCGGTGCTGGGATATTTTAAGAAACATACGCCGCAACATACGCTCATCTTTGCCGCTTTTGATGGTGAGGAAGAAGGGCTGAAAGGTGCAGCCGCTTTTCTGAAACAACTTCCTGTAGCAGTTAACCGCTTTATCCTGAATGTAAATCTGGATATGGTAAGTCGCAATGATAAAAACGAACTGTATGTATGTGGTGTGACGCCGTATCCTTTTTTGAATACGTTTGTGGATGCAGCCAAAGCAAAATCAAGCACTGTAAAACTAATAGCAGGGCACGATCATAAAGAAGATGGCGGTCAAAACTGGATCAGCCAGAGTGATCAGTATGAATTTCATAAACAGAAGATTCCATTTTTATATTTCGGGGTAGAAGATCATCCTGACTACCACCAGCTTGGTGATGAATTTGAGCATATTCAACCATCTTTTTATTATCAGGCTACACATCACATCCTGAATGTGATATTGGCTGCAGACAAGGGGCTATAAGGCTTTGAGCGAATCTGAGATGGCCTGTCGCCACCGATACTGGGCGGTATAGTTTTGTCCATGGCTGGTTTCATTGTCATAAGCTTTCTGTAACCTATTCATTTCCCTGAAAAATTCGATGTATTCGTATTGAATCATGCTGTCGTAGTCATCGGCAGTGAGTGCCATATGTGTGACCTTTTTCCTGAACCGCAAGGCCACCAGCCAGGTAATGTCGAAGTGCAGTTGTTCGTGTGCCAGGCTGTAATCATCTCTTACAGCAGGGGTCACCCAGGAAGCGCTTTTGATATGAAATGTCTGTAGCGTGAGGTTGATGTAGAGGGTATCTATTTTTCGGATACTGCCCCCTTCGTAGGCAAAGCTGCTGTAAGATACGGCGCCGCTCCTTGGGTGGGCCGGCGGAGTAGCCTGAAAATCGGACCATTGCAATTTTCTATCAGATTGATAAAAGAGTGTATCAGATTGAGAATTCTCTGGCCTGTTGTCGGGTACAAAGACAACTTTGATGATGGGGTTGGCACTCATCAGCGATCCCAAAAGGTAACAGGTCCATATGATTTTACTGAGCACAATTTAAAGGTACATTTTTCGTAACTTACAGGTTACCAAAACAATCACACTATGTATGGTGGCGGATACATCTTTGAAGAGCCGAAACGGCAACTCCAGTCTACACAAGACCAGGACGACCCCGAAAAACTGGCCGCTTTTGAAAAGCGCATTGCTAACGGGGAAAAAATCGAACCCGGCGACTGGATGCCGGCCGAATATCGCAAACAATTGATCCGGCTCATAGAACAGCACGCTCATTCCGAAATCATCGGTGCTCTGCCAGAAGGCACCTGGATCACCCGTGCTCCCGGTTTTAAGCGCAAACTGGCGCTCATAGCCAAGGTACAGGATGAAATTGGCCATGGCCAATTGCTCTACAATGCAGCAGAGACCCTGGGCAAATCGAGGGAAGCAATGATCAACGACCTGCTCAGTGGCAAGTCTAAATACTCCAATGTATTTAATTATCCAGCTGAGACCTGGGCAGATGTGACTGTGATCGGTTTCCTGATTGATGCTGCGGCTATCGTGAACCAGGTGGCGAATGCCAAAGGATCTTACGGCCCTTACTGCCGGGCACTGGAACGCATTTGTTATGAAGAAAGTTTTCACCTCAAGCAGGGACATGATGCTTTCATAGAACTGGCCACGGGTACCCCTGCGCAGAAAGCAATGCTGCAGGATGCACTGAACCGCTGGTGGCAACCGATCATGCACTTCTTTGGTCCTCCTGACAAAGCGTCTAACCACAGTGAAAAGCTGATGCAATGGAAGGTGAAAATGGCCAGCAATGATGATATGCGTAATCAGTTCCTGGATGCTTATGTTCCCAAGATATTAGAGTTGGGGATGACCCTGCCTGATCCATTATTGAAGAAGAACCCGGATACCGGCAAATGGGAGTATTCTGACCCGGACTGGGACCTGTTTTTCGAAGTGATCAAAGGGAATGGCCCTTGCAATAAAGAAAGACTGGACGTAAGAAAATGGGCGGAAGAAAATGGCCGCTGGATCAGAAAAGCCCTGATGCGACCAGAAGAAATGAAACGACAAACAGCCCCCGTAGCTTAACAAGTATTTTTTTCACGATTATGAATGACTCACTAGATCCACGTGTCAACCGGCTCCGGTTGAATAATATTGACGCCCCCTTTACCATAGAAGAAGGAGAAAACTGGCAGGCCTATGAAGTATTTCATCAGGAAAAACGTGGTGCGCACCATGAGCATGTAGGGTGTGTACATGCGCCAGATCCGCAAATGGCCCTCATCTTCGCCAAAGAACAGTTTGGCAGAAGGAAGAAATGCGTGAACCTATGGGTGGTACGCAGTGCCGACATTCTGGCTTTCGACCTGGAAGATGAAGACATGTTTGCCAACAATATGGAAAAAACCTACCGCGACGCCAGCGGATTCAAGGTGATGGAAAAGATCAATAAGTTCAAAGGTAAGCCCTGACAATAATGGAACACTTAATAAAAGAATTCGTCACCAAAATGGCTGACGACGCCCTGATACTGGGCCACCGTAACTCAGAATGGACGGGGCTGGGGCCTGTAATGGAAGAAGACATTGCTTTCTCTTCTATGGCACAGGATAAGATCGGACATGCCTGGGCGCTTTATCGCATCCTGCAGGACATGCCGGGAGGTCAGGATCCGGACCAGTTCGCATTTCTCCGGCGGGAAAATGAATACAAATGCTGTCATCTCACAGAAATGCCAATCGGCACATATGAATTCAGTCTGGTGCGGCATTTTCTTTTCGACCATGCGGAAACAGTGAGATACAATAGTTTGCTGGAAAGCAAATTTGTACCTCTTCAACAGCTGGCTAAAAAAGTAAAAGGAGAACTAAAATACCATACCCTGCATGCAGATGCCTGGATGCTACAGCTTGGCAAAGGGGGGCAGGAAAGTCATGGGAAAATGCAGGTGGCGCTGGATAATTGTTTCCCGCTGGCCTGTGGCATTTTTGAACCAGGGCCGGATGATGCACAATTAAGTGACATTTATCCTGGAGAGCAGGCTCTTTATGAGCGCTGGTTAGATAATATTTACCCCATTCTTACAAAAGCTGCCCTGAATCTGCCAGAAAAAGTAACACCTGCTTATGGAGGCAGATATGGTGAGCATACACCACATCTTCATTCCTTACTGGAAGAAATGGGCGAAGTGTTCAGACAGGATCCCGCAGCCGCCTGGTGAACTTTTTAACCTGAAGTATATGGATATGATCAAGATCATTTATAAATCTTTGGAGAAGGTCATGGACCCGGAAATCCCTGTATTGAACGTATTGGAAATGGGAATGATCACAGATGTACAGCAGGACGAAACAGGGATTCACATAAAAATGATCCCTACTTTTTCTGCCTGTCCG is a genomic window of Chitinophaga sp. LS1 containing:
- a CDS encoding 1,2-phenylacetyl-CoA epoxidase subunit B yields the protein MNDSLDPRVNRLRLNNIDAPFTIEEGENWQAYEVFHQEKRGAHHEHVGCVHAPDPQMALIFAKEQFGRRKKCVNLWVVRSADILAFDLEDEDMFANNMEKTYRDASGFKVMEKINKFKGKP
- a CDS encoding M28 family peptidase; this translates as MKTTILCALLLTGVFAKAQTNIDSVQLIKDIRTLSSDKFEGRRTGTKGSRMAQFYLLGRFKQSGLQPFNKTYEYPFYFREGDKQVMGTNLYGYIKGKSDSIIVITAHYDHLGIKKDQAGKDSIYNGADDNASGVGSLLAVLGYFKKHTPQHTLIFAAFDGEEEGLKGAAAFLKQLPVAVNRFILNVNLDMVSRNDKNELYVCGVTPYPFLNTFVDAAKAKSSTVKLIAGHDHKEDGGQNWISQSDQYEFHKQKIPFLYFGVEDHPDYHQLGDEFEHIQPSFYYQATHHILNVILAADKGL
- the paaC gene encoding 1,2-phenylacetyl-CoA epoxidase subunit PaaC; the encoded protein is MEHLIKEFVTKMADDALILGHRNSEWTGLGPVMEEDIAFSSMAQDKIGHAWALYRILQDMPGGQDPDQFAFLRRENEYKCCHLTEMPIGTYEFSLVRHFLFDHAETVRYNSLLESKFVPLQQLAKKVKGELKYHTLHADAWMLQLGKGGQESHGKMQVALDNCFPLACGIFEPGPDDAQLSDIYPGEQALYERWLDNIYPILTKAALNLPEKVTPAYGGRYGEHTPHLHSLLEEMGEVFRQDPAAAW
- the paaA gene encoding 1,2-phenylacetyl-CoA epoxidase subunit PaaA, whose translation is MYGGGYIFEEPKRQLQSTQDQDDPEKLAAFEKRIANGEKIEPGDWMPAEYRKQLIRLIEQHAHSEIIGALPEGTWITRAPGFKRKLALIAKVQDEIGHGQLLYNAAETLGKSREAMINDLLSGKSKYSNVFNYPAETWADVTVIGFLIDAAAIVNQVANAKGSYGPYCRALERICYEESFHLKQGHDAFIELATGTPAQKAMLQDALNRWWQPIMHFFGPPDKASNHSEKLMQWKVKMASNDDMRNQFLDAYVPKILELGMTLPDPLLKKNPDTGKWEYSDPDWDLFFEVIKGNGPCNKERLDVRKWAEENGRWIRKALMRPEEMKRQTAPVA